A part of Helicobacter himalayensis genomic DNA contains:
- a CDS encoding DEAD/DEAH box helicase — MIQAVKDLQQEAVARLIEQFKAKDSITFQAPTGSGKTIMIADFMNTLLKEHANIVFIVSSLSKGDLSEQNYQAFKKFQSKFTHLKPFLIESETSDEENLFIPTNYNVYVLPRDLYKEKSKLKAGAFVRFLRELKGFREDLGNFQSQVREKEIYLIKDESHIATNNLDELIIKSHKTNAPNKSNQFFSKVLNVSATPKLARGQIPDVRISEEEAVSAKLIKKVEYFEEEVKLERALEKFIELKKDYVEKLGINPCLIVQISNKDKAESEIKNLKEVLKDTRFSHLKWMLIVNDSKHNDSNDELRAKNLPVKRWKNYAKERASTIDIIIFKMVISEGWDIPRACMLYQIRDSKSKQLDEQVIGRVRRNPCLLEFERLGKEEQELVSKAYVYGICPKSETSIAVRLKGGLQNGLFENAVQKEFTMRTTRLERVGEYKEGEKKEFDVGEILKQEGEKELRKDIFSFYKELVKNQELQKECEKYVLDSNETSEAYARWFSFNNNLEKIKKKFLNAQLDEDRYIVEPENKVLPLQSLLQKSKFGKNDIKWIWQSLNENSKKDKENKEFYFDSEAEKEWLEFLIDLYDEDAPTNPNNQTRLIKSIEVNKQKLYLFGKNFPFESALRFEYYLEGYHFSYPDFILKDYKDRIHIFEVKSINTSSSQSIDKESYEDKIKALKQAYKVISKKTGYYFYIPIKKEDGWDIHCFKPNGEEIKNLSKDSLESLLKED, encoded by the coding sequence ATGATACAAGCAGTTAAGGACTTACAACAAGAGGCAGTAGCAAGGCTTATAGAACAATTTAAAGCTAAAGATAGCATCACTTTTCAAGCCCCAACAGGCAGTGGCAAAACCATAATGATAGCAGATTTTATGAACACACTTTTAAAAGAACATGCAAATATTGTTTTTATCGTTTCTAGCCTTTCAAAAGGAGATTTAAGCGAGCAAAATTATCAGGCTTTTAAAAAATTTCAAAGCAAATTCACGCATTTAAAGCCCTTTTTGATAGAGAGTGAAACAAGTGATGAGGAAAACCTCTTTATCCCTACAAATTATAATGTGTATGTTTTGCCCAGAGATTTGTATAAAGAAAAAAGCAAGCTTAAAGCGGGGGCTTTTGTGCGATTTTTGCGAGAGTTAAAGGGCTTTAGGGAGGATTTAGGGAATTTTCAAAGTCAAGTGAGAGAAAAGGAGATTTATTTAATCAAAGATGAAAGCCACATTGCGACAAATAACTTAGATGAATTGATTATAAAAAGCCATAAAACAAATGCGCCAAACAAAAGCAACCAGTTTTTTAGCAAGGTGCTAAATGTCTCTGCTACGCCAAAACTTGCAAGGGGGCAAATCCCTGATGTGCGCATAAGCGAGGAAGAAGCAGTAAGTGCGAAGCTTATAAAAAAAGTGGAGTATTTTGAGGAAGAGGTGAAGCTAGAAAGGGCTTTAGAAAAATTCATAGAACTTAAAAAGGATTATGTAGAAAAACTAGGGATTAATCCTTGCCTTATCGTGCAGATTTCTAATAAAGACAAGGCAGAAAGTGAGATAAAAAATTTAAAAGAAGTGCTTAAAGATACGCGATTTTCACATTTAAAATGGATGCTAATTGTTAATGATTCTAAACACAATGATAGCAATGATGAGTTGAGGGCAAAAAATTTGCCTGTGAAAAGATGGAAAAACTACGCAAAAGAGCGCGCAAGCACTATTGATATTATTATTTTTAAAATGGTTATAAGTGAGGGTTGGGATATACCTAGGGCTTGTATGCTTTATCAAATACGCGATTCTAAATCAAAGCAGCTTGATGAGCAAGTCATAGGCAGAGTAAGGCGGAATCCTTGTTTGCTTGAGTTTGAAAGATTAGGCAAGGAGGAGCAAGAGCTTGTAAGTAAGGCGTATGTGTATGGTATCTGTCCAAAGAGTGAAACAAGCATAGCGGTGCGTTTAAAAGGAGGTTTGCAAAATGGGCTTTTTGAAAATGCGGTGCAAAAGGAATTTACTATGCGCACAACAAGGCTTGAAAGAGTGGGTGAATATAAAGAAGGTGAGAAAAAGGAATTTGATGTAGGAGAAATCTTAAAACAAGAGGGCGAAAAAGAACTTAGAAAAGATATTTTTTCCTTTTATAAAGAACTTGTGAAAAATCAAGAACTACAAAAAGAATGTGAAAAATATGTGTTAGATTCAAATGAAACTAGCGAGGCTTATGCAAGGTGGTTTAGCTTTAATAACAATTTAGAAAAGATAAAAAAGAAATTTTTAAACGCACAGCTTGATGAAGACCGCTACATAGTAGAGCCTGAAAATAAAGTGCTGCCCTTGCAATCACTTTTGCAAAAAAGCAAGTTTGGCAAGAATGATATTAAGTGGATATGGCAAAGCCTCAATGAAAATTCTAAGAAAGATAAAGAGAATAAGGAATTTTATTTTGATAGTGAGGCAGAAAAGGAGTGGCTGGAATTTTTAATAGACCTTTATGATGAGGATGCCCCTACAAATCCAAATAATCAAACAAGGCTCATAAAAAGCATAGAAGTGAATAAGCAAAAACTCTATCTTTTTGGTAAGAATTTTCCCTTTGAGTCTGCTTTGAGATTTGAATATTATTTGGAGGGCTATCATTTTTCTTATCCGGATTTTATTTTAAAAGATTACAAAGATAGAATCCATATTTTTGAAGTAAAAAGCATAAATACTTCAAGCTCCCAAAGCATCGATAAAGAAAGCTATGAGGATAAAATCAAGGCTTTAAAACAAGCCTATAAAGTCATAAGCAAAAAAACAGGCTATTATTTTTATATACCTATCAAAAAAGAGGATGGGTGGGATATACACTGCTTTAAGCCTAATGGAGAAGAAATCAAAAACTTAAGCAAAGATTCTTTAGAAAGCCTTTTAAAAGAGGATTAG
- a CDS encoding DNA methyltransferase, with protein sequence MSKKSFNDLSTQEWAKNSRSVWNDVSSPRSKTALKHGATFPQKLSDRVISLYSKKGDIILDPFLGTGTTAKSALSLGRSIVGFELSQEFFCFALESLKEFDTNLFKEQTNVSYNIAQGDCIELINSLEDDSISLTFTSPPYADLIHKITEDRTRRHKKSAFVVDNNATTKIYSTHEKDLGNMNFKSYMQAVKTIMQKLYNKTKIGGYNIWVVKDYRDTKNKIPYVDLHSHIAKAGEEAGFKYHDLIIWDQNEQRRLVLLGYPSVFYVNQNHSFIVVLRKSI encoded by the coding sequence TTGAGTAAGAAATCATTTAATGACCTAAGCACACAAGAATGGGCAAAAAATTCTCGGTCTGTGTGGAATGATGTTTCTTCTCCTCGTTCCAAAACAGCATTGAAGCATGGGGCAACCTTTCCTCAAAAACTCAGTGATAGAGTGATTTCCTTGTATTCAAAAAAGGGCGATATTATTTTGGATCCATTTTTAGGCACAGGCACAACTGCAAAAAGTGCTCTAAGTTTAGGAAGGAGTATTGTAGGTTTTGAGCTTTCGCAAGAATTTTTCTGTTTTGCTTTAGAATCTCTTAAAGAATTTGATACAAATCTATTTAAAGAACAAACAAATGTAAGCTATAACATAGCACAAGGTGATTGCATAGAGTTAATAAATTCTTTAGAAGATGATTCTATAAGTCTTACTTTCACATCTCCTCCTTATGCAGATTTAATTCATAAAATAACAGAAGATAGAACAAGAAGACATAAAAAATCTGCTTTTGTAGTAGATAATAATGCAACAACCAAAATTTACTCTACTCACGAAAAAGACTTGGGAAATATGAATTTTAAATCTTACATGCAAGCGGTCAAAACTATTATGCAAAAACTCTACAACAAAACCAAAATTGGAGGCTATAATATTTGGGTAGTAAAAGATTATAGAGATACAAAAAACAAAATCCCTTATGTTGATTTGCATTCGCATATTGCTAAAGCTGGTGAAGAAGCAGGATTTAAATATCACGATTTGATTATTTGGGACCAAAACGAGCAAAGAAGACTTGTCCTGCTTGGTTATCCTAGCGTATTTTATGTCAATCAAAATCATTCTTTTATTGTAGTGTTAAGGAAGAGTATATGA
- a CDS encoding DNA methyltransferase — protein MTKILESCCVDSDLYRKLLRKIDRIHPYPAKFTIDLALEYVEKYSKQNDKVLDPFCGSGTTLLACRTLNRQGIGFDINFIAELISNFKLLYLEAKDIEILKNFDLDFFYEPKQLHHYESINHWFKQESILALSSIKKQIQSYANNNQKYLLFLQLIFSSIINIASNQDSDTRYASVQKPHLNKQYIFKKFNEKLNNTLEIYSGLGLKNNNSQVFLHNSKYLTQKIPNNSISLIFTSPPYPNTYDYYLYHKHRMFWLNFDVKFSMLNEIGSRREYSSLKLPKEKFNNDLLEIFMQCNQVLMNKGFIVIVMGDGKIAGEIYDSKSEILTICKKLQWRLVDYSFSELDKTSRSFTQSYRTKNKKEYILVLQKG, from the coding sequence ATGACAAAAATTTTAGAATCTTGTTGTGTTGATTCTGATTTGTATAGAAAACTTCTAAGAAAAATTGATAGAATTCACCCCTATCCAGCAAAATTTACTATTGACTTAGCATTGGAATATGTTGAAAAATATTCCAAACAAAACGACAAGGTTTTAGATCCATTTTGCGGAAGTGGAACAACACTTTTAGCTTGTAGAACACTAAATCGGCAAGGAATAGGTTTTGATATTAATTTCATTGCAGAATTAATATCAAATTTTAAACTTTTATATTTAGAAGCAAAAGATATAGAAATTTTAAAAAACTTTGATTTAGATTTTTTCTACGAGCCCAAACAATTACATCATTATGAAAGCATCAATCACTGGTTTAAGCAAGAATCAATCTTAGCTTTATCAAGCATAAAGAAACAAATACAAAGTTATGCAAATAATAATCAAAAATATTTATTATTTTTGCAACTTATTTTTTCATCAATTATCAATATTGCTTCTAACCAAGATTCTGACACACGATACGCAAGTGTCCAAAAACCTCACTTAAATAAACAATATATCTTTAAAAAATTCAATGAAAAATTAAACAATACACTTGAAATATATAGTGGTTTAGGATTAAAAAACAATAATTCTCAAGTATTCTTGCATAATTCTAAATATCTTACGCAAAAAATTCCAAATAACTCTATATCGCTTATTTTTACCTCTCCACCATACCCGAACACCTATGACTATTATTTGTATCACAAACACAGAATGTTTTGGTTAAATTTTGATGTAAAGTTTTCTATGTTAAATGAAATAGGTTCAAGGAGGGAATATTCAAGCCTCAAACTACCCAAAGAAAAATTTAATAATGATTTATTAGAAATTTTTATGCAATGCAATCAAGTTTTAATGAATAAAGGTTTTATTGTAATTGTAATGGGAGATGGTAAAATTGCTGGAGAAATATATGATTCAAAGAGTGAAATTTTAACAATTTGTAAAAAATTACAATGGAGATTGGTTGATTACTCTTTTAGCGAACTAGATAAAACAAGTCGCTCTTTTACACAAAGCTATCGCACAAAAAATAAAAAAGAATATATTTTAGTTTTGCAAAAGGGCTAA
- a CDS encoding restriction endonuclease subunit S: MIHKDNLQEVLMHLGFSPNSAKTRFKKSYQNENVFIQVDFAKEEIIYPEKIIQESKTTSNFSQNENFVVLECVNRLLELGYQPQDLVLEKTWTLGHSGKSGRADITIFKENDKKEKEVYCIIECKTAGKEFYQAKKDLENNAEGKQLFSYAAQARSVEYLALYASDFEQTIKHYETILRFKDDKNILDLSKKDDSLLTFESASEAKDFFRVWEETYNKQSFSDIIFNSKPYEIGVKPLLKKDLKPFNKEDGINVRFKEILRHNNISDKENAFNKLLSLFLCKCVDERSKKDNEELDFQYKSFSDTYFSLYERIFKLFIKGMNEFLKEEVYKTDDNFIANTIDTYIGKHRETMQKLLEQELLKATLFSSNAFSFKETHNENLFKQNGKILVEVVELLSPYKISHSSKEQFLGELFEQFLNEGFKEDEGRYFTPVPITRFIWNALPFEEFISLEDKPTFPKVIDFACGAGHFLTEGVSAISEYCKAQEDSINISDEQISKHFYGIDKDNRLSRTTQVAMLLNGANLAKIRSIDGLEYNVEFYGENQQIFDILVSNPPYSVKDFKQHLSKSILKAKDKFIEFQVLQHTSLSSKAIENVFVERLTHILKPNALAAIILPSSILSNTDLATIKTREILLENFSIYCICAFGSQTFGTTGTNTIVLFLKRFYEPPKKTELYKDSIEAILNNENLENFEDKVLFESYLALQKIDAKAYKDFLTQNPKCLELEYFKAYYKDFESLAEIKTLLNSKNFLALEKESKEQELHKRFFDFALKLEREKLKFFALTYKQTTLIVNAPQDNNAQKKFLGYTISQAKNKTSGLVETQGLLSDKSNRNAKDKIAYAIKQAFKNEQIHNENLNPYLTYTKACHLLSFDLPSFNKAISLNPSVILSGGEESNRNLDANPFANCKYELVKLGEIILENPKSKVKVSEAKENTNGKYPFYTSGLNIYRYDEALTSGENIYLSTGGNAIVQFYNGESAYSTDTYVVKSQDSRKALTKFIFYMLETQTSYINDFLFKGAGLKHLQKQEFKNLKIPLPPLEIQKQIVQECEKIEEQYSIIRMSIAEYQKLIKAVLVKTGICQTDASSRQTERSEESKNAVSLENAKSLSINNTGGGGNNSSSGLDSLDSIDSFIAELLENIAELESKLDWDLLLTLQASYCHSERSEESHSLNSHSETPFCHSKHCEESLNAESQNAVSLENANNRDISLTLNKTKDVNCQTEPSPRPFDTPFCHSERSEESPSAEPLAEESQNTQSQPNPADTKALNTLLASLPTPPKEGWDSVRISQIAEKLLAGGDKPKVFSQTQTQECKIPIYANAVEKKGLYGYTDKPTITQNALTISARGTIGYAVARFEPFYPIVRLIVLTPNPKKANLKFLEISINHTNIQNSGVNIPQLTVPEFSNLQIPLPPLESQEKIVSVIENIESKIAHIDSSLESLEKEKAEILNRSLNERERERENSKLKLILTQITLYLTQRAFWHNAKSLVLEKSGISPTNTLHSLLTSLPTPPKEGWDSVKLGDSAEVIAGQSPESKFYNDKKEGLLFFQGKKDFGEIYLNHSNIWTSQITKESFKNDILMSVRAPVGDVNINPFEKICIGRGLAAIRAKNYKFLFLCLHYNKHLFVGRQGMTFESITTQTIIDTKIPLPPLKSQEKIVSVIENIESKITNLDSTCKLLESQKTIILKSHLCG; the protein is encoded by the coding sequence ATGATACATAAGGATAATCTGCAAGAAGTTTTAATGCACTTAGGCTTTAGTCCAAATAGCGCAAAGACAAGATTTAAAAAAAGCTATCAAAATGAGAATGTTTTTATACAAGTGGATTTTGCTAAGGAAGAGATTATTTACCCTGAAAAAATTATCCAAGAAAGCAAAACAACAAGCAATTTCTCTCAAAATGAAAATTTTGTAGTTTTAGAATGTGTAAATAGACTTTTAGAGCTAGGCTACCAGCCCCAAGATTTAGTTTTAGAAAAGACTTGGACACTAGGGCATTCTGGCAAAAGTGGCAGAGCTGATATTACGATTTTTAAAGAAAATGATAAAAAAGAAAAAGAAGTGTATTGCATTATAGAATGCAAAACCGCAGGCAAAGAGTTTTACCAAGCTAAAAAAGACTTAGAAAATAACGCAGAGGGCAAACAGCTTTTTTCTTACGCTGCTCAAGCTAGGAGCGTGGAGTATTTAGCACTTTATGCGAGTGATTTTGAACAAACCATAAAGCATTATGAAACAATCTTGCGTTTTAAAGACGATAAAAACATCTTAGACTTAAGCAAAAAAGATGATAGTTTGCTTACTTTTGAGAGCGCAAGTGAGGCTAAAGACTTTTTTCGTGTGTGGGAAGAAACTTATAATAAACAAAGTTTTTCTGATATTATCTTTAATTCAAAACCCTATGAAATAGGCGTTAAACCTCTTTTAAAAAAAGATTTAAAACCTTTTAACAAAGAAGATGGAATCAATGTAAGATTCAAAGAAATACTAAGGCACAACAACATTAGCGACAAAGAAAACGCTTTTAACAAACTCTTAAGCCTCTTTCTTTGTAAATGCGTCGATGAGCGGAGTAAAAAAGACAATGAAGAGCTTGATTTTCAATACAAAAGTTTTAGCGATACTTACTTTAGCTTGTATGAGCGGATTTTTAAGCTTTTTATCAAAGGAATGAATGAGTTTTTAAAAGAAGAGGTATATAAGACTGATGATAATTTCATCGCAAACACCATCGACACTTATATAGGCAAACACCGCGAAACTATGCAAAAACTCCTTGAACAAGAACTTTTAAAAGCCACACTTTTTTCTTCAAACGCCTTTTCTTTTAAAGAAACGCATAATGAAAATTTATTTAAACAAAATGGCAAGATTTTAGTTGAAGTTGTAGAACTTTTAAGCCCTTATAAAATTTCACATTCAAGCAAAGAGCAATTTTTAGGTGAGCTTTTTGAGCAGTTTTTAAATGAGGGCTTCAAAGAAGATGAGGGCAGGTATTTTACTCCTGTGCCAATTACACGTTTTATTTGGAATGCCCTGCCATTTGAGGAGTTTATAAGCCTAGAAGACAAGCCCACCTTTCCTAAGGTTATAGATTTTGCTTGTGGAGCTGGGCATTTCTTAACAGAGGGCGTAAGTGCCATAAGCGAATATTGTAAAGCGCAAGAAGATTCCATAAACATAAGCGATGAGCAAATTTCAAAGCATTTCTATGGCATTGATAAAGACAATCGCCTAAGTCGCACCACCCAAGTGGCTATGCTTTTAAATGGGGCAAATCTTGCCAAAATCCGCTCTATTGATGGGCTTGAATACAATGTAGAGTTTTATGGAGAAAATCAACAAATTTTTGACATTTTAGTGAGTAATCCGCCATATTCTGTGAAAGATTTCAAGCAACATTTAAGTAAAAGCATTCTTAAAGCTAAAGATAAATTCATAGAATTTCAAGTGCTACAACACACTTCTTTAAGCTCCAAAGCCATAGAAAATGTATTTGTTGAGAGGCTTACACACATCTTAAAGCCAAACGCTCTAGCTGCGATTATTTTGCCAAGCTCCATACTCTCAAATACCGATTTAGCCACCATAAAAACAAGAGAGATTTTATTAGAAAATTTCTCTATTTATTGTATTTGTGCCTTTGGGAGTCAGACCTTTGGGACAACAGGCACAAATACTATTGTTTTGTTTTTGAAACGCTTTTATGAGCCTCCTAAAAAAACAGAGCTTTATAAAGATAGCATTGAAGCGATTTTAAATAATGAGAATTTAGAAAATTTTGAAGACAAAGTACTTTTTGAATCTTACCTAGCCCTGCAAAAAATAGATGCGAAAGCTTACAAAGACTTTTTAACCCAAAATCCAAAATGCCTAGAGCTAGAATACTTTAAAGCATACTATAAAGATTTTGAATCCCTAGCTGAAATCAAAACCCTTTTAAACTCCAAAAACTTTTTAGCTTTAGAAAAAGAAAGCAAAGAGCAAGAATTACACAAAAGATTTTTTGACTTTGCCTTGAAATTAGAAAGAGAAAAGCTTAAATTCTTTGCCTTAACTTACAAGCAAACAACACTTATAGTCAATGCCCCACAAGATAATAACGCACAAAAGAAATTCTTAGGCTACACCATAAGTCAGGCAAAAAACAAAACAAGCGGTTTAGTAGAAACACAAGGATTATTAAGTGATAAATCTAACCGCAATGCAAAAGATAAAATCGCCTATGCGATAAAACAAGCCTTTAAAAATGAGCAAATCCATAACGAAAACTTAAATCCTTATCTTACTTACACTAAAGCTTGTCATTTACTAAGCTTTGATTTGCCTAGTTTTAACAAAGCGATTTCTTTAAATCCCTCTGTCATTCTAAGCGGCGGCGAAGAATCTAATCGAAACCTCGACGCAAATCCCTTTGCAAATTGTAAATATGAGTTGGTGAAGTTGGGGGAGATAATTTTAGAAAATCCAAAATCTAAAGTGAAAGTTAGTGAAGCCAAAGAAAATACAAATGGCAAATACCCCTTTTATACTAGTGGTTTAAATATTTATCGCTATGATGAAGCCCTAACAAGTGGAGAAAATATTTACCTTTCAACAGGCGGAAATGCTATTGTTCAATTTTATAATGGTGAGAGTGCATATTCTACTGATACTTATGTAGTTAAAAGTCAAGATTCTAGAAAAGCTTTGACAAAATTTATTTTTTATATGCTTGAAACCCAAACTTCTTATATTAACGATTTTCTATTTAAGGGAGCAGGATTAAAACATTTACAAAAACAAGAATTTAAAAATCTCAAAATCCCACTCCCTCCCCTAGAAATCCAAAAACAAATTGTCCAAGAATGCGAAAAGATAGAGGAACAATATAGCATTATAAGAATGAGCATTGCAGAGTATCAAAAGCTGATTAAGGCAGTTTTAGTAAAAACAGGCATTTGTCAAACTGATGCTTCCTCTCGTCAAACTGAACGAAGCGAAGAATCTAAAAACGCAGTTTCTTTAGAAAATGCGAAATCCCTTAGCATAAATAACACAGGGGGGGGGGGCAATAACTCCTCTAGTGGCTTAGATTCTTTAGATTCAATTGATTCCTTTATCGCAGAGCTTTTAGAAAATATCGCGGAGTTAGAATCTAAACTTGATTGGGATTTACTTCTTACCCTTCAAGCCTCTTATTGTCATTCTGAGCGTAGCGAAGAATCCCACTCCCTTAATTCTCATTCTGAAACCCCCTTTTGTCATTCTAAGCATTGCGAAGAATCTCTAAACGCGGAATCTCAAAACGCAGTTTCTTTAGAAAATGCAAACAATAGAGATATTTCGCTAACGCTCAACAAGACAAAAGATGTTAATTGTCAAACCGAACCTTCCCCTCGTCCATTCGACACCCCCTTTTGTCATTCTGAGCGTAGCGAAGAATCTCCAAGCGCAGAACCTTTAGCCGAAGAATCTCAAAACACACAATCCCAACCAAACCCCGCCGATACAAAAGCATTAAATACCCTCCTAGCCTCCCTACCCACTCCACCAAAAGAGGGCTGGGATTCTGTGAGAATATCACAAATTGCAGAGAAATTATTAGCAGGAGGAGACAAACCAAAAGTTTTTTCACAAACTCAAACGCAAGAATGTAAAATTCCTATTTATGCCAATGCAGTAGAGAAAAAAGGGCTTTATGGTTATACCGATAAACCCACAATTACACAAAATGCTTTAACTATTTCGGCAAGAGGAACGATAGGTTATGCGGTTGCGAGATTTGAACCATTTTACCCCATTGTGCGATTAATTGTTTTGACACCAAATCCAAAGAAAGCGAATTTAAAATTTTTAGAAATTTCTATAAATCATACAAATATCCAAAATAGCGGAGTGAATATTCCACAACTTACCGTGCCTGAATTTTCAAACCTCCAAATCCCCCTCCCTCCTCTAGAATCTCAAGAAAAAATTGTTTCTGTGATTGAAAATATAGAATCCAAAATCGCCCATATTGATTCTAGTTTAGAATCTTTAGAGAAAGAAAAAGCAGAAATTCTAAATAGAAGCTTAAACGAGAGAGAGAGAGAGAGAGAGAATTCTAAACTTAAATTAATCTTAACTCAAATCACTCTTTATCTTACACAAAGAGCTTTTTGGCACAATGCGAAAAGCTTAGTTTTAGAAAAAAGTGGCATAAGCCCTACAAACACTTTACACAGCCTTTTAACCTCCCTACCCACTCCACCAAAAGAGGGCTGGGATTCTGTGAAACTTGGGGATAGTGCTGAAGTTATCGCAGGGCAATCCCCAGAATCTAAGTTTTACAACGATAAAAAAGAAGGGCTTTTATTTTTTCAAGGCAAAAAGGATTTTGGAGAGATTTATTTAAATCATTCTAATATCTGGACTTCTCAAATCACAAAAGAAAGCTTTAAGAATGATATTTTAATGAGTGTTCGCGCCCCTGTTGGAGATGTAAATATTAATCCTTTTGAAAAAATCTGTATCGGTAGAGGATTAGCTGCAATTCGTGCTAAAAACTACAAGTTTTTATTCTTGTGCTTGCATTACAATAAACATTTATTTGTTGGAAGACAAGGAATGACTTTTGAATCCATTACAACACAAACCATTATAGATACAAAAATCCCCCTCCCTCCTTTAAAATCTCAAGAAAAAATTGTTTCTGTGATTGAAAATATAGAATCTAAAATCACAAATTTAGATTCCACTTGCAAACTTTTAGAAAGCCAAAAAACTATAATCCTTAAAAGCCATTTATGCGGATAG